Proteins found in one Fusobacterium perfoetens genomic segment:
- a CDS encoding helicase C-terminal domain-containing protein → MDINLRLTFEIQQEIKKEIEEAGGNEVFFRGSLNEDGIVENIQIVARGNKYSVPAILGRMKREEVIIHNHPSGYIYPSDADIEVATVFANKMNGGFYIVNNSVTNIYVVIEPYSEKNKKIEVTPYFEENGIISQNFKEFEFREEQLSMARHIEEGINNEKKIVVEAGTGTGKTLAYLIPAIEWAVTNEKRVIISTNTINLQEQLLNKDIPMLQKIMEKKFRYALVKGRGNYLCNRKFYNIKSGKNKEILELSEEQQNHLRTILEWGRATTTGDKSELNIEPDYTVWEMFQSESDLCFSGCPHREECFFFKARDEKKRADILIANHHIFFSDLAIKKQIGFNNDYSILPEYSMAVFDEAHNVEKVARDYFSYEISRYSFSKSMNKILNVAKIKDENLKQDIKLFEIENDNIKIVGQLKEIISIIKNSDISESQEALEIIDKEFIKSHIDLYNHGIKYFERLIEVFSKGQNGNISIRIKKDDVATENYFKMVEDFRENFILEFSEYLRIVKKIRDLISEIDDINGKINEFLKYLERVESFYENFQFINRFEDEDFIYWIEVNERKNNAKLVATPLKVDGELSENLYDNLKQIIFTSATLSVGNNFDYFKKSIGLLEETYDKIIKSPFDYDRQMKVYIPKGLPNPNSPEFMDYIQEIIKIFVEKTQGRTFVLFTSYKMLNYVYYSMKDELEESGISLFIQGMYPRTKMVDIFKRSKAPVLFGTDSFWEGVDVKGEQLSSVIIVKLPFKVPSDPVTEAIIETFEQEGKNSFLEYQIPESVIKFKQGIGRLIRSKEDKGIITILDNRVITKSYGKYFLESIPTKNISRIDVEDILRGDGGRDEKV, encoded by the coding sequence ATGGATATAAATTTAAGATTAACCTTTGAAATTCAACAGGAAATAAAAAAAGAGATTGAAGAAGCTGGTGGTAACGAGGTATTTTTTAGAGGAAGTCTTAATGAAGATGGAATTGTAGAAAATATTCAGATAGTAGCTCGTGGAAATAAATATAGTGTTCCAGCAATTCTTGGAAGAATGAAAAGAGAAGAAGTGATAATCCACAACCACCCATCAGGATATATTTATCCCTCAGATGCAGATATTGAAGTAGCAACAGTTTTTGCTAATAAAATGAATGGTGGATTTTATATTGTAAATAATAGTGTAACAAATATTTATGTGGTGATAGAGCCTTATAGTGAAAAAAATAAAAAAATAGAGGTCACTCCATATTTTGAGGAAAATGGAATAATATCTCAAAACTTTAAAGAATTTGAATTTCGTGAAGAACAACTTTCAATGGCAAGGCATATTGAAGAGGGAATAAATAATGAAAAGAAAATAGTTGTAGAGGCAGGAACAGGTACAGGAAAAACTTTGGCTTATCTTATTCCAGCTATTGAATGGGCTGTTACTAACGAAAAAAGAGTCATAATAAGCACCAATACAATAAATTTGCAAGAGCAACTTCTTAATAAAGATATTCCAATGTTGCAAAAAATTATGGAAAAAAAATTTAGATATGCTTTGGTAAAAGGTAGAGGAAATTATCTTTGTAATAGGAAATTTTATAATATAAAAAGTGGAAAAAATAAAGAGATACTAGAATTATCAGAAGAACAACAAAATCATTTGAGAACTATTTTGGAGTGGGGAAGAGCAACTACAACAGGAGATAAATCAGAACTTAATATAGAGCCAGATTATACAGTTTGGGAGATGTTTCAAAGTGAAAGTGATCTTTGTTTTTCTGGTTGTCCTCATAGAGAGGAGTGTTTTTTCTTTAAAGCTCGTGATGAGAAAAAAAGAGCAGATATTTTGATAGCTAACCATCATATATTTTTCTCAGATCTTGCAATAAAAAAACAGATAGGTTTTAATAATGATTATTCTATTTTACCAGAATATTCAATGGCTGTTTTTGATGAGGCACACAATGTTGAAAAAGTGGCAAGAGATTATTTTTCATATGAGATTTCAAGATACTCTTTTTCAAAATCTATGAATAAAATATTAAATGTGGCTAAGATTAAAGATGAGAATTTAAAACAAGATATAAAGCTTTTTGAAATAGAAAATGACAATATAAAAATTGTTGGACAGTTAAAAGAAATTATTTCAATAATTAAAAATAGTGATATTAGTGAAAGTCAAGAGGCTTTGGAAATAATAGACAAAGAATTTATAAAAAGCCATATAGATTTATACAATCACGGAATAAAATATTTTGAAAGACTTATTGAGGTATTTTCTAAAGGACAAAATGGAAATATTTCAATTAGAATAAAAAAAGATGATGTGGCAACTGAAAATTATTTCAAAATGGTAGAGGACTTTAGAGAAAACTTTATCTTAGAGTTTAGTGAATATCTTAGAATTGTGAAAAAAATAAGAGATTTAATATCAGAGATAGATGATATAAATGGTAAAATAAATGAATTTTTGAAATATTTAGAAAGAGTGGAATCATTTTATGAAAATTTCCAATTTATCAATAGATTTGAAGATGAGGATTTTATCTATTGGATAGAGGTTAACGAAAGAAAAAATAATGCTAAACTTGTAGCCACTCCTTTAAAAGTAGACGGAGAGCTTTCAGAAAATCTTTATGATAATTTAAAACAAATAATATTTACATCAGCAACACTTTCTGTTGGAAATAATTTTGATTATTTCAAAAAATCAATAGGACTTTTAGAGGAAACTTATGATAAAATAATAAAGTCACCATTTGATTACGATAGACAGATGAAAGTATATATTCCAAAAGGATTGCCAAATCCCAATTCACCAGAGTTTATGGATTATATTCAAGAGATAATAAAAATCTTTGTAGAAAAAACTCAAGGAAGAACATTTGTTTTGTTCACTTCTTACAAAATGCTTAACTATGTATATTATTCTATGAAAGATGAGCTTGAAGAAAGTGGAATAAGTTTATTTATTCAAGGAATGTATCCAAGAACAAAGATGGTAGATATATTTAAAAGAAGTAAAGCTCCTGTTCTATTTGGAACAGATTCTTTTTGGGAGGGAGTAGATGTAAAAGGTGAACAACTTAGTTCAGTAATAATTGTAAAACTACCTTTTAAAGTTCCAAGTGATCCAGTAACAGAAGCTATAATAGAAACTTTTGAACAAGAGGGAAAAAATTCATTCTTAGAATACCAAATCCCTGAGTCTGTTATAAAATTTAAACAAGGAATAGGAAGACTTATAAGAAGTAAAGAGGATAAGGGAATAATAACTATATTGGACAACAGAGTGATAACAAAGTCTTATGGGAAATATTTTTTAGAAAGTATCCCAACAAAGAATATCTCTAGGATAGATGTTGAAGATATCCTTAGAGGTGATGGAGGAAGAGATGAAAAAGTTTAA
- a CDS encoding HD family phosphohydrolase: MKKFNFLGFRFLFRVERENRDDVQVYSDTYQLKDRMVYFLVFLMIISLSSQLGNIFQRNKYIDKDIIKENIYAPRDVKYKDVLKREAIIKDIVEESEKKYIYLPEIGKKYSRGLNEFYDEILQIKEKKIKNFDYDFFEENYKLKIAPEIVDGVLDLSKREINSQRKDLMDILDKVYSHGIREGETFITTMADKDFKDKELSNIEFKVLDIFTFPNYVYDRERTKFEIKKRVDGIEDQYTTVKAGELVLKKGELLNKEKIQVLNALGIYSFAETVLRFSVTGIYLITVSVIAYNIVTTKFKKELSNKNIYGATFLVFALLFFIFRFFGKDYLYLIPFETGFFLLQILVNSAYAFYFGIIALIYITPMINYDMVYFVITLLTILFATRFLGSVKTRVQFINLGIQLAIVKLIIYFSITFLTFGVSETVLLDSTKIILAGIFSGVLTLAIVPYLERSFNILSSFKLLELGDLSNPLLRDLSVKTPGTFYHSMMVAAVSEAAAEAIGADPIFTRVASYYHDIGKMKRPKFYVENQEGGENPHDKISPFLSALVILAHTKDGFEMAKKYKVPREIRDIMLEHHGTTFLAYFYNKAKSLDENVREDDFRYSGPKPKTKESAIIMLADSIEAAVRSIEHKTYNNIEEMIRKIIFNKLEDGQLKDADLTFKDIETIIKVFTKTIIGIHHVRIKYPGQEKESEENKTDEN; the protein is encoded by the coding sequence ATGAAAAAGTTTAATTTTTTAGGATTTCGTTTTTTATTCAGAGTAGAACGGGAGAATAGAGACGATGTTCAAGTGTATTCTGATACCTATCAATTAAAAGATAGAATGGTATATTTTTTAGTATTTCTAATGATAATATCTTTAAGTAGCCAACTTGGAAATATTTTTCAAAGAAATAAATATATCGATAAGGATATAATAAAAGAAAATATTTACGCTCCAAGAGATGTAAAATATAAAGATGTACTAAAAAGAGAAGCCATAATAAAAGATATAGTTGAGGAATCTGAAAAAAAATATATCTATCTACCTGAGATAGGGAAAAAATATTCAAGAGGTCTTAATGAATTCTATGACGAAATACTACAAATCAAAGAGAAAAAAATAAAAAACTTTGATTATGATTTCTTTGAAGAAAATTATAAATTAAAAATTGCTCCAGAGATAGTAGATGGAGTTTTAGATCTGTCAAAAAGAGAGATAAATTCTCAAAGAAAAGATTTGATGGATATATTGGATAAGGTTTATTCTCACGGAATAAGAGAGGGAGAAACTTTTATCACAACAATGGCTGATAAAGATTTTAAAGATAAAGAGCTTTCAAATATAGAATTTAAAGTTTTGGATATCTTTACTTTCCCAAACTATGTTTATGACAGAGAGAGAACTAAATTTGAGATAAAAAAGAGAGTTGATGGAATAGAAGACCAATATACAACAGTAAAAGCTGGAGAGTTGGTTCTAAAAAAAGGTGAACTTTTAAATAAAGAAAAAATTCAAGTATTAAATGCACTTGGTATTTATTCTTTTGCAGAAACTGTTTTAAGATTTTCTGTAACAGGAATTTATCTAATAACAGTTTCAGTTATAGCTTATAATATAGTTACTACAAAATTTAAAAAAGAGTTATCTAATAAAAATATCTACGGAGCAACATTCTTAGTGTTTGCACTTTTATTCTTTATATTTAGATTTTTTGGAAAAGATTATTTATATCTAATACCATTTGAAACAGGATTTTTCCTACTTCAAATCTTGGTAAACTCAGCCTATGCTTTTTACTTTGGAATAATAGCTCTTATATATATTACCCCAATGATAAATTATGATATGGTATATTTTGTAATAACACTTCTTACAATACTTTTTGCAACAAGATTTTTGGGAAGTGTAAAAACAAGAGTACAATTTATAAATTTAGGTATTCAACTTGCTATTGTAAAATTAATAATTTATTTTTCAATAACATTTTTAACTTTTGGAGTATCTGAAACAGTGCTTTTAGACTCTACAAAAATAATTCTTGCAGGAATATTTTCAGGAGTTTTAACTCTTGCGATAGTCCCTTACTTAGAGAGAAGTTTTAATATTTTATCATCATTTAAACTTTTGGAACTTGGAGATCTATCAAATCCACTTTTAAGAGATTTGTCAGTAAAAACTCCAGGAACTTTTTATCATTCAATGATGGTAGCAGCTGTATCTGAGGCAGCAGCTGAGGCAATTGGAGCTGATCCAATATTTACAAGGGTTGCAAGTTATTATCACGACATTGGAAAAATGAAAAGACCAAAATTTTATGTAGAAAATCAAGAGGGGGGAGAAAATCCTCATGACAAAATATCTCCATTTTTAAGTGCTTTAGTAATTCTTGCTCATACAAAAGATGGTTTTGAAATGGCAAAAAAATATAAAGTTCCAAGAGAGATAAGAGATATAATGCTTGAACATCACGGAACAACATTCTTGGCATATTTCTATAATAAAGCTAAAAGTTTAGATGAAAATGTAAGAGAAGATGATTTTAGATACAGTGGACCAAAACCAAAAACAAAAGAATCTGCGATAATTATGTTAGCAGACTCAATAGAGGCAGCAGTAAGAAGTATCGAACATAAAACTTATAATAATATTGAAGAAATGATTAGAAAAATTATCTTTAATAAACTTGAAGACGGACAATTAAAAGATGCTGATCTGACTTTTAAAGATATAGAAACAATTATAAAAGTCTTTACAAAAACAATAATTGGTATCCACCACGTAAGAATAAAATATCCTGGACAAGAAAAAGAAAGTGAGGAAAATAAAACAGATGAAAATTAA